One window of Trichomycterus rosablanca isolate fTriRos1 unplaced genomic scaffold, fTriRos1.hap1 scaffold_152, whole genome shotgun sequence genomic DNA carries:
- the LOC134305857 gene encoding histone H2B-like: MDMYDSFYEGCSLFKNPKAAPKKGSKKTVTKTAGKGGKKRRKSRKESYAIYVYKVLKQVHPDTGISSKAMGIMNSFVNDIFERIAGESSRLAHYNKRSTITSREIQTAVRLLLPGELAKHAVSEGTKAVTKYTSSK; this comes from the coding sequence tttatttaaaaaccctAAGGCCGCGCCCAAGAAGGGCTCCAAGAAAACCGTCACCAAGACCGCCGGCAAAGGAGGCAAGAAGCGCAGAAAGTCCAGGAAGGAGAGCTACGCTATCTACGTGTACAAGGTCCTGAAACAGGTCCACCCTGATACCGGGATCTCCTCCAAGGCTATGGGCATCATGAACTCCTTCGTCAACGACATTTTCGAGCGTATCGCTGGTGAGTCCTCTCGTCTGGCTCACTACAACAAGCGCTCCACCATTACCTCCAGGGAGATCCAGACCGCCGTGCGCCTGCTGCTTCCCGGTGAGCTGGCCAAGCACGCCGTGTCCGAGGGTACCAAGGCCGTCACCAAGTACACCAGCTCCAAGTAA